CAGGAACAGCTTTTGCTTTCCGGCATGGCACAAAAACTTAAATTCTTATTCAGATGAAAAAAGGCATCATTGTAATCATTGTTATCGTATTACTGGGATTGTTAGGTTGCAACAAGTACAATGGATTGGTTAAACAGGACGAAGATGTGAAGAATAAATGGGGTGTAGTACAGAGTAGCTATCAACGCAGGGCAGACCTGATCCCCAACCTGGTAAGCACAGTGAAAGGCGCCGCCAACTTTGAAACCACAACGCTCACACAGGTGATACAAGCCCGCGCCAGCGCTACCCAGGTCAAAGTGGACGTAAATGATCTCAGCCCCGAAAAAATTCAGCAATATCAGGCTGCACAGGGCCAGTTAAGCCAGGCGCTCGGCCGTCTGCTGGCTGTTTCCGAAAGCTACCCTGAACTGAAAGCCAATCAGAACTTCATGAACCTGCAGGCACAGCTGGAAGGCACCGAAAACAGGATCAACGTGGCCCGTAACGATTTCAACGATGCCGTAAAAGGCTACAACAGCAGCGTACGTTCCTTCCCTGGCAACATCGTTGCTGGTCTCGGCGGTTTTAAACAGAAAGGCTACTTCGAAGCAGCTGCCGGCTCTGAGAAAGCGCCCGAGGTTAAATTTTAATATTTAGAAATTTTATCATTTGCTTATTTGGCCGGTTGCTGCAAAACGCAACCGCCAAATAAGCAAATAACCAAATAACAAAATAGCATGCGTCTGTTCCCTTTCAGCAAAAAGAGAGAGATTTTTTCCGAAGCGGATAAAAACAAATTGGTGCAGGCTATCCGGGTAGCCGAACGGCTCACGTCCGGTGAGATCCGGTTATTCGTAGAAAACCATTGCAGTTATGTGGACCCCATGGACCGTGCCCGCCAGGCATTTGTGTCACTCGGCATGGAAAAAACAAAACAACGCAATGGGGTATTGGTATATGTGGCCCTGAAAGATCACCAGTTCGCCATCCTCGGCGACCAGGGCATCCATGATAAAGTAGGTAACGACTTCTGGCAAAAAGAGGCCACGCTCCTGAAAACACATTTTCAGCGCAACAATATCATCGAAGGGATCGAAGAATGTATCCGCGAAATCGGTGAATCCCTCCGTATACACTTCCCGCATGAGGCCGGCGATGCCAACGAGTTACCGGATGATATTGTTTTCAGTATCTGACGGCCATTATTTTAAACGACTTTTAGCATAGAAGAACATGAGGATATTACGCTGGTTTTTACCTGTATTATTGTTGTTGACGGGATTGCTGGTTAAAGCACAGAATATTCCGCCAAGGCCCAATCCTCCAACTTTAGTAAATGACTTTGCCGGCATCCTGCTGAAAGATGAGGATGAAAGGCTGGAACAAAAGCTGGTAGCCTACGACGACAGTACCTCCACGCAAATAGCGATCGTTACCCTTAAGTCAGTCGGTGACTATGACGTCAGTCAGGTAGCACTGAAAATTTTAAGGGACTGGGGAATTGGCAGAAAAGGAAAGAACAATGGTATCCTTATTCTTGTTTCCATGGAAGACAGGAAGATAAGGATCGAAACAGGTTATGGCATGGAAGGTGCTGTACCTGATGCGGTAGCCAATGAAATCATAGCACAGATCATTAAGCCCGCTTTCCGGGAAGGACAATACTATCAGGGCCTTGACAAAGCGGTTGATGCCATCATTAAGGCCGCAGCCGGCGAATACAAAGGAGATCCGCGACAAAGCAAACCGGGTATCAGCCCGGGTGCGATCTTCCTCCTCATCCTGGTAATTGTGATCATCATATCCATCATCAGCCGTGGCGGTGGTGGCGGTGGCGGCACCACTTACAACAGGCGCGGAGGCTG
The Chitinophaga varians genome window above contains:
- a CDS encoding LemA family protein, with the translated sequence MKKGIIVIIVIVLLGLLGCNKYNGLVKQDEDVKNKWGVVQSSYQRRADLIPNLVSTVKGAANFETTTLTQVIQARASATQVKVDVNDLSPEKIQQYQAAQGQLSQALGRLLAVSESYPELKANQNFMNLQAQLEGTENRINVARNDFNDAVKGYNSSVRSFPGNIVAGLGGFKQKGYFEAAAGSEKAPEVKF
- a CDS encoding TPM domain-containing protein yields the protein MRLFPFSKKREIFSEADKNKLVQAIRVAERLTSGEIRLFVENHCSYVDPMDRARQAFVSLGMEKTKQRNGVLVYVALKDHQFAILGDQGIHDKVGNDFWQKEATLLKTHFQRNNIIEGIEECIREIGESLRIHFPHEAGDANELPDDIVFSI
- a CDS encoding TPM domain-containing protein — translated: MRILRWFLPVLLLLTGLLVKAQNIPPRPNPPTLVNDFAGILLKDEDERLEQKLVAYDDSTSTQIAIVTLKSVGDYDVSQVALKILRDWGIGRKGKNNGILILVSMEDRKIRIETGYGMEGAVPDAVANEIIAQIIKPAFREGQYYQGLDKAVDAIIKAAAGEYKGDPRQSKPGISPGAIFLLILVIVIIISIISRGGGGGGGTTYNRRGGWIWPVIGSMGGFGRGDGGGWSGGGGGGGFGGFGGGSGGGGGASGSW